CGGAACGTTTCCTTTTGACGAACAGAAATTCGGAATGGAAGTGGCTATTTTCGCCGACCGCTCCAGCATTGAAGAAGAGCTGACACGTTTGCGAAGCCACTTTGAGCAGTGCAGGATTCTTTTGGGCGGCGGCGAGCCGATTGGCCGGAAGCTGGATTTTCTCATTCAGGAGATGAACCGGGAAACGAATACAATTGGCTCCAAGTGCAACCATTTGGGAATTGGCAACTGCGTTCTGGAGATGAAGGCGGAGCTGGAGAAGATTCGCGAGCAGGCTGCCAATTTGGAGTAGCGACAGGGCAAGCGAAGATGTAACTTATGGGGGGAACAACCGGAACATGGCAATCAAACTCATCAACATCGGCTTTGGAAATATAGTATCGGCCAATCGAATCATTTCCATAGTCAGCCCGGAGTCGGCTCCGATTAAGCGGATTATCCAGGAAGCGAGAGACCGGCATATGCTGATCGACGCGACCTATGGAAGACGTACCCGTGCCGTTATCATTACGGACAGCGACCATGTCATACTGTCGGCGGTTCAACCGGAGACCGTGGCGCATAGACTGTCCAGTAAAGATGACGATAACGACGAATAACGATTAATGGAGTGTACTATGTCAAAAGGATTGCTGATCGTGTTGTCCGGACCTTCCGGAGTCGGTAAAGGAACGGTATGCACCGCACTGAGGCCGAAAATACCGGAGCTCATCTATTCCGTATCGGCGACCACGCGGAGTCCCCGCGAGGGCGAACAGGACGGAGTCAATTATTTTTTCAAATCCCGGGAGCAGTTTCTTCAGATGATTGAGGCCGATGAGCTGCTTGAATACGCGGAATACGTGGGAAATTATTACGGAACTCCGCGCGATTTTGTGGAACGGACGCTGGATAGCGGCAGGGACATCATCCTTGAAATCGAAGTGCAGGGCGCGCTTAAAGTTAAGGAGAAGTTTCCCGAAGGAATCTTTGTTTTTCTGCTGCCGCCGTCTATGGATGAGCTGAAAGACCGTATTCGCGGACGCGGAACGGAGCATGATGACATTATCAATCACCGTATGACGGTCGCGGAAGACGAAATCAGCCTGATGCGCCATTACGATTACGCAGTGGTTAACGATGAAATCGATCTTGCGTGCGAACGAATAGAAAGCATTATTATTGCCGAACATTGTAAAATAAGATAGTTTGTACGGCACCGCTGTTTCTTATTGTATAAATTTAATTGAAGAGGTGTACCTGTGCTATATCCATCGATCGATGAAATGATGAACAAAGTCGACAGCAAATACTCGCTTGTTGTCGCCGCTGCCCGCCGGGCAAGACAGCTTCGTGAAGGAAGCCACTCCGAACTGAAGTCTCCGAGAGCCCATAAGCAAGTCGGGGTTGCGCTTGAAGAAATATACAAGGATTACATCACGGTAACCCGGGTGGATGACAAAACCTCCGAATAAATGATCAAGCAATAGGGTGCTTTTAATGACAGTTGGCGCCTGCAGCCTTTTATAGAGAGGACTGCGGGCGCCGATTGCGGCGCCTTCGTGCTGAACAATCCGCATTTCTTTCATAGCCCGGATGGGGCTGTTCCTGACAACCGGAAGGTTGTTATTTTTTTAATAATTTATGTGTATAGGAAGTCTTAATGTCCGAGGGAAATGGTTGCTCCTGAAAGAAGCAGCTGTTATCTTCCGGGACGGATTCTTTCCGTTGACACGGGGAGCAGGGGGTAAGAGTATGTTGAAAGGCAAGACGATATTGCTTGGCATAACGGGGGGGATCGCTGCATATAAGGCGGCTTCCCTGTGCAGCAAGCTTGTACAAAAGGGGGCCAAGGTGCATGTGGTTATGACAGCTTCGGCCAAACAGTTCATTACGGAGCTGACCTTGCAGTCATTGTCCAAACAGAGAGTATACAGCGATACCTTTCAGGAGCGGGACCCGTCTTCCATCTCGCATATCGATTTGGCTGATTCGGCCGATCTTGTGCTGATAGCGCCGGCCACCGCAAATATTATCGCCAAAATGGCCCACGGCCTTGCCGACGATATGCTCTCGACCGTACTTCTGGCGGCGACTGCGCCCGTAATGGTCGCCCCGGCTATGAACGTGCATATGTATCAGCATCCCGCCGTGCTGAACAATCTCAATATTCTTGCGGAACGCGGAATCCGGTTCATTGAACCCGGAGAGGGACTGCTGGCCTGCGGCTACGTCGGCAAAGGTCGCATGGAGGAACCGGAGACGATTGTAAGCTGCGTGGAGGCTTTTTTTGAGCAGAACCCGAAGTCTGAGAACCGCAAGCTGACCGGCAAAAAGGTCGTGATTACCGCCGGCGGCACGGTGGAACGGATCGACCCCGTCCGCTATATCTCCAATGATTCATCCGGCAAAATGGGCTTTGCGCTGGCTCGCGCAGCCAGGGATATGGGGGCTGATGTTACGCTTGTCGCCGCACGGACGGATGAACGGCCGCCGCAGGATATTAACGTTGTGCGCGTTCAGTCCGCCGACGAGATGTATGGCGCCGTATCGGCTGTCTGGGAGGATTGCGATATCCTTATCAAGGCTGCCGCCGTCTCGGACTACCGTCCGAAAGAAAGAGCGGATACGAAGATCAAGAAATCCGGCGACACGATGACGCTGGAGCTTGTGAAAACCGTCGATATTCTGGAAACGCTGGGGCATCGAAAAAATCATCAGCTTTTGATCGGTTTTGCAGCCGAGACCGGGAATGCGGAAATGTACGCCAAGGACAAGCTGGCCCGCAAAAACCTCGATCTGATCGTCGCCAACGATGTGGGCGTACCGGGAGCGGGGTTCGGAGTTGATACGAACATTGTCTCGATTTATGATCGAAAAGGTCTTGTGGAGGAACTGCCGCTGCTTTCGAAGGACGAGGTGGCCCGCCGGCTGCTCGCTGTCGCAGCGGATCGGCTGCCGGAAGAAGGCCTGTAATGGATATCGCCAAGGTTATCGTCGATGTTCCCGTTCGAAGCACCGACCGAACCTTTGATTATTCGATTCCCGAGTCTTTTAAAGTATGGATCGAGGTAGGCAGCCGGGTGGCTGTTCCATTCGGGCACCGAACGGTGCAGGGCTTTGTCGTATCTCTGGAATACGGCGATATACGGGCGATTCAGGGAATCAAGCCGATACAGGAGGTGCTCGATCTCGTTCCGCCGCTCTCGCCTGAACTTGTGGAGCTGGCGGACTGGATGAGCGAGCGTTATGCCTGCCGCCGAATTTCGGCGCTGCAGGCGATGCTGCCGACGGCGCTTAAGGGCAAAGCCGAACGGCTTATTTCGCTTGGCGACACCGAGCCGGAACCGGCGTATGAAGAGGGCACGCTGTTCCCCGATGAAGAATGGTTTCCGGGCTTTCCCGATACCGGCAGGGAGGAAAGAGAGATTGCCGACTTCGTGCGCCGCGGAGGCGAGGTGTCGATGAAGCAATTGACCCGTGCCTTTCCGGACGGGGCGGAGACGATCAAATTCATGCTGCGGCGGGGCGTGCTGAGGGAAAGCCAGTCGATCAAGGATAAAATGGGCAAAAAGAAGCTCAAAGCGGTTGATCTGACAATGGAGCCGGAATCCGCGCGTGAAGCGCTGAGCAAGCTTCCCGCCAGATCCGCCCGCCAAAAGGAAGTGCTGTCGTTTCTGATCGATATGGAGGCGGTGCTCCCGATGCCGCTTAAGGATGTACTGTCCGCGCTTCAGGTGACGGCCGGCACCGTAAAGGGACTGGAAGACAAAGGGCTGATCGAGATTACCGAGGTGGAGGTCTACCGCGATCCATATCGAGGGAGAGACTTCAAGCCGAGCGATCCGCTTCCGCTGACCTCCGAGCAGCAAGCGGTTTTTGGTCGGATTGTCGGCGCCGTCGACCGTCAGCGGCATGAAGTCTTTCTGCTGCACGGCGTAACGGGCAGCGGAAAGACGGAAATTTACCTGCAGTGCATTCAGCGATGTGTTGACCAGGGCCGTCAGGCCGTTGTCCTCGTTCCCGAAATCTCGCTGACTCCGCAGATGGTGGAACGTTTCAAAGGCAGATTCGGCAGCGGAGTTGCGGTCATGCACAGCCGCTTGTCCACCGGAGAGCGGTATGACGAATGGCGCAAGATCCGCGAAGGCAAAGCATCGGTTGCGGTCGGCGCCCGCTCGGCGGTATTCGCCCCTTTTAACAATCTGGGCCTGATCATTATGGACGAAGAGCATGAAACCTCATACAAGCAGGAAGAGAATCCGAGATACCATGCGCGCGATGTGGCGGTCTGCCGGGCGATGCTCGGCGATGCGGCTGTCATTCTCGGGTCGGCGACGCCTTCGCTGGAGAGCTATTATGCCTCACGGTCGCAAAGCGACGAGAACTTTTCTCCGGTCCTGCTGGAGATGCCGAGCCGGGCCCTGGGAAATCAGCTTCCGGCGGTCCAAATTGTGGACATGCGCGATGAGCTTAAAGAAGGCAACCGCTCCATGTTCAGCCGGGGGCTTCACTCGGCGATTCAGAACAGGCTTGAGCGGGGAGAGCAGACCGTGCTTCTGCTGAACCGAAGAGGCTTCTCGACCTTTGTGATGTGCCGCAGCTGCGGCTACGTCGCCGGTTGTCCCGAATGTGATATTTCACTGACTTACCACAGTCGCAGCAATAATCTGCGCTGTCATTACTGCGGTCATGCGGAGCCGGCTCCTGAGACCTGTCCGGAATGCGGCAGCGAGCATATCCGCTTTTTCGGAACGGGAACGCAGCGGGTGGAAGAGGAACTGGGCAAGCTGTTTCCGGGAATCCGGGTCATCCGGATGGATGTCGACACGACGACCGAGAAAGGCTCGCACGAGAAGCTGCTGGGACAGTTCAGGGACAAAAAGGCCGACGTGCTGCTGGGCACGCAAATGGTAGCCAAAGGGCTCGATTTTCCCGATGTGACGCTGGTTGGCGTCATCACCGCAGATTCAGCGCTGAACCTTCCGGATTTCCGGGCCGCCGAGAAGACTTTCCAGCTTCTCACACAGGTCGCCGGACGGGCGGGACGGCATAAACTTCCGGGAGAGGTGCTGGTCCAGTCCTATACGCCCGACCATTATTCCATTATTCATGCCAGCCGGCATGACTACGCTTCGTTCATAAAGGAAGAACTGAAGCATCGCAAAGTGCTTCACTACCCGCCGTACTGCAGGCTGATTCTGGTGACGATGTCGCATGAACAGATGCCAGTGGCGCTGCGCATGGCGGAGAACTACGCGATGAATATTCAGGGTAAGGCAAGACAGCGCCGGTGGTTCGGCAGTCTGGACAAGCTGACGGCAGACGGGCTCGATCTGCTCGGTCCTGTAGCTTCCCCGCTTCCCCGGCTTAAGGGGAGATACCGGTTCCAGTGCATGGTCAAGTGGCGGGGAGCCATAGACGCCATTGGACTTGCCCGCGAGGTGGCGGAGGAATTGGAGGATTCGTTGCGCGACCCGGTGCTTCAGATTAGTATAGATGTCGACCCCCAAATGCTGATGTAGCGCCGTTTTGGCATAATATATTCAAAAACAGGAAGGTGTTAGCGAAATGGCGATACGTTTAATCGTGAAAGAGCCTGACGAAGTGCTGCACAAGACAGCAAAACCGGTAACGAAAATTACGCCCAACGTTCAAAAGCTTCTGGACGATATGGCGGAGACAATGTACGACGCCGAGGGCGTTGGACTTGCCGCTCCACAGGTGGGCATTCTCAAGCGGCTGATTGTGGTGGATGCCGACGAGGAGCATGGTTTGATCAAGATGATCAATCCGGAAATCATCAAATCCGAGGGCGAGCAGCTCGGTCCTGAAGGCTGCCTCAGCATTCCGGGCCTCAACGGAGACGTCCGCCGGGCGGAAACAGTAACCGTCCGTGGACTTGACCGCGAAGGCAATGAGATTACCATTACGGGAAGCGGGCTGCTGGCCCGGGCGTTCCAGCATGAAGTCGATCACCTGAACGGCGTGCTGTTCACAGATATCGCGGAGAAGGTATACGATAGTAATACGGAACGCAGCCGGACCGAGGAGTGAAGGAAATGAAAATTGTGTTCATGGGCACACCCGCTTTTGCGGTGCCATGCCTTCAAATGCTTGTGGATGAGGGCTATGAGGTCGCAGCCGTCGTTACCCAGCCCGACCGGCCTCAGGGGAGAAAGAAGACGCTGACGCCCTCGCCGGTCAAAGCGGCTGCGGAGGCGCTGGGCCTGCCGGTTCTTCAGCCTGAACGAATGCGGCGTCCTGAGGCGGTGGCGGAGCTTGCCGTCTATGAGCCGGAGCTGATCGTTACGGCCGCCTACGGGCAGATTCTGCCCAAGGCCGTGCTGGATTTGCCAGCTCGGGGCTGTGTAAATGTCCACGGGTCGCTTCTGCCCAAGTACCGGGGAGGAGCGCCGATCCAGCGAAGCATTATCAACGGCGAAAGCGTGACGGGTGTGACGCTTATGTATATGGCGGAAGGACTGGACACGGGAGACATGATTGCAAAGGTCGAAGTCCCAATAGAGGATGAAGATACATCGGGAACGCTGTTTGAGAAGCTGAGTCTCGCCGGCCGGGATTTGCTGAAAGCGCAAATGCCGCGTCTGCTCGCGGGACCCCTCCAGGCGGAAGCTCAGGATGACAGCCAGGCAACCTATGCGCCTAATTTGACCCGTGAGGATGAGCGGATCGACTGGAGCGCGGGATCGCGTGATATCTATAACCGAATCCGCGGCCTGGTGCCTTTCTCGGGCGCATTTACCCTTTGGAACGGAGAGACGTTCAAAGTGTGGGCGGCGGCCAATCCCGACAAGGGAGCCCTGTCCGGAGCCGTTATCCAGGAAGAAGGTTCCGGCGAAGCCGAGACCGTGCCCGGAACGGTGCTGGCTGCAAGTACTGCCGGCGTCGAGGTGAAGACCGGCGACGGAAGTCTGCTGCTGCTTACCGTTCAGCCAGCCGGCAAGAAGGCGATGAGCGCGGCTGATTTCGCGCGCGGCGGAACTATGAAGTCCGGCACGGTGCTGGAATGAGGCCGCCCGGAAACCGCCGAGGCGGCAACGGCCAAGGCGCAGGGCCGGCCCGCAGTTCCCGCCCGGCTACGGCCAGGGAAACCGCCCTTGATGTGCTGGTGCGTGTCGAGCAGGAAGCGGCATACAGCAACCTCCTGCTTAATACCAGCCTGCAAAAGGCCGGGCTGTCCCGTGAAGACTCGGGACTTGCGACGGAGCTGGTATACGGTACGATTTCCCGTCTGAATACACTGGACTTCATGTTGGACGGTTTCGTAAGCAAAGGAACGCACAAGCTGCAGCCATGGGTCCGCTGTCTGCTTCGCATGAGCCTGTATCAGATTGTTTACCTTGACCGGATCCCGCCTCATGCCGCTGTAAACGAGGCGGTGAATCTGGCCAAGAAACGGGGACATCAGGGCATTTCGGGCATGGTCAACGGTGTCCTCCGCAGCGCGCTGCGGGCCGGAGAGCTTCCGGAGCTGCCGGACGGTCTTGGTGATGCAGAGCGCATCGCCCTGGAGCATTCGCATCCCCTGTGGATGGTTAAGGCTTGGACGCGGCGCTATGGGCAGGCGACGGCTGAAGACATTTGCCGGGCCAATAATGAGCCCCCGTCCGTCAGCGTGCGCGTTAACACCACGATGACGACACGGGACAAGCTGCTTGAGGAGATGCAGAGCCAGGGGCTGGACGCGGCTCCTTCTCAGCTGAGTCCCTACGGGATTGTCGTCAAGGGCGGCGGAAACCTTGCCTTGTCATCCTGGTACCGCGACGGCATTCTGTCCATTCAAGACGAGAGTTCGATGCTCGTCGCCGAAGCGGTGGCGCCTGAGCCGGGAATGACCGTACTGGACTGCTGTTCGGCGCCGGGAGGGAAGACGTCGCATATGGCGGAACTGATGAAGGATCGGGGCACCGTAATCGCAAGCGATCTGCATGAGCACAAAGTCTCACTTGTGCGGGAACAGGCGCGAAGGCTTGGTCTGGAATCCGTCGAAGCCATTGCCACGGACGCCCTGCTTCTGGCGGAGCGTTATTCTCCGATGACCTTTGACCGGATATTGCTGGACGCGCCTTGCTCAGGGCTTGGCGTGATCCGGAGAAAGCCCGATCTGAAATGGAGCAAGACGCCTGAAGATGTGGCAAGCATAGGCACTTTGCAAAGAGAACTTCTCCAATCCGTGTCAGGGCTTCTGAAACCGGGCGGCGTCCTGGTATACAGCACCTGCACGATGGAGAGCTTCGAGAATGAGGAGACGGTCGACGATTTTCTGCGTCGCAATCCGCAGTTTGCGGCCGCTGACCGCGGCACTCCACTTGGCGAGCGCCTTGGCAATCTTCTTTCACCCGATGCTGCTGGTATGCAAATTCTTCCTCACTATTTCGGCAGCGACGGATTTTATATCGCTGCTCTGCAACGGTTGTCTTGATCTTCTTAAATCCTGCGCGCGAGCCAATCCCGCCGCGCAGGATTTTTTTGCGTTTAGCGGGATTTCCACTAATTTAAATCCGGGAAGAACTCTTGCCCTACGTGTAAAGATGACCTGCCCGGTTGATTGGGCGGACTATAGGTGAGATAACTAAGACAGCAGGCCTAATTTCTTCTTGATAAGCGCTGTCCATGCGTTTTCTTTTACCCTTTGTGAGATTTATGTTAAAATAGGCAGGATGAGAAAGCAGTATGACTATCCAGAAGAAAGTACAGGTGCGATAACGATAATGAAACCTTTAATATATGATTTTACTCTTGAAGAGTTGGCGCAGTGGGCCAAAGACAATGGAGAACCGGCTTTTCGCGGAGGACAGATTTTTGATTGGTTGTATGTGAAGCGTGTAAGTGACTTCGATTCGATGAGCAATCTGTCGAAGGCGCTGCGGACTAAGCTGAATGAGCAGTTCTCAATTGACGCGCTTTCTGAAATCACCAGGCTGGAGTCGAAGGACGGAACGGTGAAATTTCTGTTCGGCCTGCATGACGACCATGCGATTGAGACGGTAATCATGAAGCATAACTACGGGAACAGCGTGTGTGTAACGACTCAAGTGGGCTGCAGAATCGGCTGTACCTTTTGCGCTTCCACGCTGGGCGGGCTGAAGAGGGATTTGACGGCAGGAGAAATTGTAGCCCAGGTCGTGCGTTCCCAGCAGATTTTGGATACCCGGGGCGAACGCGTCAGCAGTATTGTCATTATGGGAACGGGCGAACCGTTTGAGAACTATGACGCCACGATGAGATTTTTACGCCTGATGATCCATGAAAAGGGATTGAATATCGGTCAGCGGCATATAACGGTATCAACGAGCGGAATTGTCCCCAGCATTTACAAATTCGCCGAGGAGGATACCCAGATCAATCTGGCAATCTCCATCCATGCCCCGAACGACAGTCTTCGCTCAAAGCTGATGCCTGTCAATCGCCGTTATCCTTTCAATGAAGTGATGGAATCGCTCCGCTATTACCAGGCCAAGACGGGACGGCGCATCAGCTTTGAATATGCGTTGATCGGCGGCGTCAACGACCAGCCGGAGCATGCGGAGGAGCTTGCCGGAGTGCTGAAGCACATGCTGTGCCATGTCAATCTGATTCCGGTCAACCACGTGCCGGAACGCAAATATGTCCGCACTTCCCGCAACGATATTTTTCAATTTCAGCGGATTCTGGCCGATCAAGGCGTCAATGTGACGATACGCCGCGAACAGGGCCATGATATCGCGGCCGCATGCGGACAGCTGCGCGCCAAACATATGGAGTTGAGGTGAGATCTTTTGATCAGAACAGTTCATGCCAGCGATATTGGACGGGTGCGCTCCGTCAATGAAGATTCGGTTTGGACCGGTGTGACGGGCCATGGGTATACGCTTGGCATTATCGCCGACGGAATGGGCGGACATTTGGCGGGAGACACCGCAAGCCGTCTAGCGCTGGAGTCCATCCGCGACAACCTGGACGGCCTCGCGCCAGGTCTTACGGGAGAAGCGATAAGCACCGCCCTGTCGAACGCGATAATAGAGGCCAATGACACCGTCTTCAAGCAGGCGGCAAGCGACGAACGTTACCATAATATGGGGACGACCGTCGTTTCCGTGCTGCTTGCCGGACGTTCAGGGTACATCGGCCACATCGGCGACAGCAGAGCTTACATAATCCGGGACGGTAACGCGAAGCAATTGACCGAGGATCATACGCTGGTAAACGAGCTGTTCAAAAACGGCCAGATCAGTCTTGAAGAGCTGGATACCCATCCGCGCCGCAACGTCCTTATACGTGCTCTTGGCACGGATGAGGAAATCAAGACGGATCTATTTCCAATAACGCTTGAACCGGGTGAAGTGCTGCTGCTGTGCAGCGACGGTTTAAGCAATTTTGTCAGCGCCGAGCATCTGGGGAAGGTTGCCGGCCTGCAGGAAATATCGCTTAAGGAAAGAGCGGACCGATTGCTTCAGCTGGCACTGCTTGCCGGCGGCGGCGACAACATAAGCGTCGCTATGTTAGAACATCAAGAGGAGGCCGCTGTGCCCGAATCAAAGGAGTGGGATAGATGATCGGTCACGAGTTGGGAGGCCGTTACCAAGTCATCGAGCGAATCGGTGGAGGCGGAATGGCCCTTGTATACAGGGCACACGATATTCTGCTCAACCGAAATGTCGCTATTAAAGTGTTGCGCAACCAATTTGTACATGATGAGGAATTTATTCGCCGGTTCCGGCGGGAGGCGCAGTCCGCCGCTTCGCTCTCTCATCCCAATGTGGTCAGCATCTATGACGTGGGGCAGGAAGATGAAATTCATTATATAGTCATGGAATACGTTGAAGGCAAGAATCTGAACGAAATCATCAAGGAAAGGGCTCCGCTGCAGGTGGAAGAAGCGGTGAGAATCGCTACCCAAATCTGCGACGCGCTGGATCATGCCCATCAGAACCAGATTATTCACCGGGATATCAAACCGCATAACATCCTTATCGGCCGAAACGGCCGGGTCAAGGTGACGGATTTCGGCATCGCCCGCGCTGTGACGTCGACAACCATTACCCAGACCGGATCGGTTGTCGGTTCGGTGCATTATTTTTCCCCGGAGCATGCTAAGGGCGTAACCACCGGCGAAAAATCGGACCTGTACTCGCTGGGCATTGTGATCTATCAGATGCTGACCGGCAGTCTGCCCTTTCTGGGCGAGAGTCCGATCAGCGTAGCACTGAAGCATCTTCAGGAGGAATTCGAGGAGCCCCGCAAGCTGAATCCGATGATTCCCCAGAGCGTG
This region of Paenibacillus sp. URB8-2 genomic DNA includes:
- the fmt gene encoding methionyl-tRNA formyltransferase encodes the protein MKIVFMGTPAFAVPCLQMLVDEGYEVAAVVTQPDRPQGRKKTLTPSPVKAAAEALGLPVLQPERMRRPEAVAELAVYEPELIVTAAYGQILPKAVLDLPARGCVNVHGSLLPKYRGGAPIQRSIINGESVTGVTLMYMAEGLDTGDMIAKVEVPIEDEDTSGTLFEKLSLAGRDLLKAQMPRLLAGPLQAEAQDDSQATYAPNLTREDERIDWSAGSRDIYNRIRGLVPFSGAFTLWNGETFKVWAAANPDKGALSGAVIQEEGSGEAETVPGTVLAASTAGVEVKTGDGSLLLLTVQPAGKKAMSAADFARGGTMKSGTVLE
- the remA gene encoding extracellular matrix/biofilm regulator RemA; protein product: MAIKLINIGFGNIVSANRIISIVSPESAPIKRIIQEARDRHMLIDATYGRRTRAVIITDSDHVILSAVQPETVAHRLSSKDDDNDE
- a CDS encoding Stp1/IreP family PP2C-type Ser/Thr phosphatase, with protein sequence MIRTVHASDIGRVRSVNEDSVWTGVTGHGYTLGIIADGMGGHLAGDTASRLALESIRDNLDGLAPGLTGEAISTALSNAIIEANDTVFKQAASDERYHNMGTTVVSVLLAGRSGYIGHIGDSRAYIIRDGNAKQLTEDHTLVNELFKNGQISLEELDTHPRRNVLIRALGTDEEIKTDLFPITLEPGEVLLLCSDGLSNFVSAEHLGKVAGLQEISLKERADRLLQLALLAGGGDNISVAMLEHQEEAAVPESKEWDR
- the coaBC gene encoding bifunctional phosphopantothenoylcysteine decarboxylase/phosphopantothenate--cysteine ligase CoaBC, with the protein product MLKGKTILLGITGGIAAYKAASLCSKLVQKGAKVHVVMTASAKQFITELTLQSLSKQRVYSDTFQERDPSSISHIDLADSADLVLIAPATANIIAKMAHGLADDMLSTVLLAATAPVMVAPAMNVHMYQHPAVLNNLNILAERGIRFIEPGEGLLACGYVGKGRMEEPETIVSCVEAFFEQNPKSENRKLTGKKVVITAGGTVERIDPVRYISNDSSGKMGFALARAARDMGADVTLVAARTDERPPQDINVVRVQSADEMYGAVSAVWEDCDILIKAAAVSDYRPKERADTKIKKSGDTMTLELVKTVDILETLGHRKNHQLLIGFAAETGNAEMYAKDKLARKNLDLIVANDVGVPGAGFGVDTNIVSIYDRKGLVEELPLLSKDEVARRLLAVAADRLPEEGL
- the priA gene encoding primosomal protein N'; the encoded protein is MDIAKVIVDVPVRSTDRTFDYSIPESFKVWIEVGSRVAVPFGHRTVQGFVVSLEYGDIRAIQGIKPIQEVLDLVPPLSPELVELADWMSERYACRRISALQAMLPTALKGKAERLISLGDTEPEPAYEEGTLFPDEEWFPGFPDTGREEREIADFVRRGGEVSMKQLTRAFPDGAETIKFMLRRGVLRESQSIKDKMGKKKLKAVDLTMEPESAREALSKLPARSARQKEVLSFLIDMEAVLPMPLKDVLSALQVTAGTVKGLEDKGLIEITEVEVYRDPYRGRDFKPSDPLPLTSEQQAVFGRIVGAVDRQRHEVFLLHGVTGSGKTEIYLQCIQRCVDQGRQAVVLVPEISLTPQMVERFKGRFGSGVAVMHSRLSTGERYDEWRKIREGKASVAVGARSAVFAPFNNLGLIIMDEEHETSYKQEENPRYHARDVAVCRAMLGDAAVILGSATPSLESYYASRSQSDENFSPVLLEMPSRALGNQLPAVQIVDMRDELKEGNRSMFSRGLHSAIQNRLERGEQTVLLLNRRGFSTFVMCRSCGYVAGCPECDISLTYHSRSNNLRCHYCGHAEPAPETCPECGSEHIRFFGTGTQRVEEELGKLFPGIRVIRMDVDTTTEKGSHEKLLGQFRDKKADVLLGTQMVAKGLDFPDVTLVGVITADSALNLPDFRAAEKTFQLLTQVAGRAGRHKLPGEVLVQSYTPDHYSIIHASRHDYASFIKEELKHRKVLHYPPYCRLILVTMSHEQMPVALRMAENYAMNIQGKARQRRWFGSLDKLTADGLDLLGPVASPLPRLKGRYRFQCMVKWRGAIDAIGLAREVAEELEDSLRDPVLQISIDVDPQMLM
- the rsmB gene encoding 16S rRNA (cytosine(967)-C(5))-methyltransferase RsmB, which produces MRPPGNRRGGNGQGAGPARSSRPATARETALDVLVRVEQEAAYSNLLLNTSLQKAGLSREDSGLATELVYGTISRLNTLDFMLDGFVSKGTHKLQPWVRCLLRMSLYQIVYLDRIPPHAAVNEAVNLAKKRGHQGISGMVNGVLRSALRAGELPELPDGLGDAERIALEHSHPLWMVKAWTRRYGQATAEDICRANNEPPSVSVRVNTTMTTRDKLLEEMQSQGLDAAPSQLSPYGIVVKGGGNLALSSWYRDGILSIQDESSMLVAEAVAPEPGMTVLDCCSAPGGKTSHMAELMKDRGTVIASDLHEHKVSLVREQARRLGLESVEAIATDALLLAERYSPMTFDRILLDAPCSGLGVIRRKPDLKWSKTPEDVASIGTLQRELLQSVSGLLKPGGVLVYSTCTMESFENEETVDDFLRRNPQFAAADRGTPLGERLGNLLSPDAAGMQILPHYFGSDGFYIAALQRLS
- the rlmN gene encoding 23S rRNA (adenine(2503)-C(2))-methyltransferase RlmN gives rise to the protein MKPLIYDFTLEELAQWAKDNGEPAFRGGQIFDWLYVKRVSDFDSMSNLSKALRTKLNEQFSIDALSEITRLESKDGTVKFLFGLHDDHAIETVIMKHNYGNSVCVTTQVGCRIGCTFCASTLGGLKRDLTAGEIVAQVVRSQQILDTRGERVSSIVIMGTGEPFENYDATMRFLRLMIHEKGLNIGQRHITVSTSGIVPSIYKFAEEDTQINLAISIHAPNDSLRSKLMPVNRRYPFNEVMESLRYYQAKTGRRISFEYALIGGVNDQPEHAEELAGVLKHMLCHVNLIPVNHVPERKYVRTSRNDIFQFQRILADQGVNVTIRREQGHDIAAACGQLRAKHMELR
- the rpoZ gene encoding DNA-directed RNA polymerase subunit omega yields the protein MLYPSIDEMMNKVDSKYSLVVAAARRARQLREGSHSELKSPRAHKQVGVALEEIYKDYITVTRVDDKTSE
- the def gene encoding peptide deformylase; translation: MAIRLIVKEPDEVLHKTAKPVTKITPNVQKLLDDMAETMYDAEGVGLAAPQVGILKRLIVVDADEEHGLIKMINPEIIKSEGEQLGPEGCLSIPGLNGDVRRAETVTVRGLDREGNEITITGSGLLARAFQHEVDHLNGVLFTDIAEKVYDSNTERSRTEE
- the gmk gene encoding guanylate kinase, whose translation is MSKGLLIVLSGPSGVGKGTVCTALRPKIPELIYSVSATTRSPREGEQDGVNYFFKSREQFLQMIEADELLEYAEYVGNYYGTPRDFVERTLDSGRDIILEIEVQGALKVKEKFPEGIFVFLLPPSMDELKDRIRGRGTEHDDIINHRMTVAEDEISLMRHYDYAVVNDEIDLACERIESIIIAEHCKIR